From Quercus lobata isolate SW786 chromosome 1, ValleyOak3.0 Primary Assembly, whole genome shotgun sequence, one genomic window encodes:
- the LOC115989796 gene encoding uncharacterized protein LOC115989796, producing the protein MNWIQRKIYLYNVTFGLYMLDWWERYLFNTLIIMLMWFILYNGSRYVTEFCKR; encoded by the exons ATGAACTGGATTCAGCGCAAGATCTATCTTTACAATGTTACTTTTGGGCTCTACATGTTGGATTGGTGGGAGCGTTATCTTTTCA ATACTTTGATCATCATGTTGATGTGGTTCATTCTTTACAACGGATCACGATATGTGACTGAGTTCTGCAAGAGGTAA